One region of Pogona vitticeps strain Pit_001003342236 chromosome 1, PviZW2.1, whole genome shotgun sequence genomic DNA includes:
- the SSTR1 gene encoding somatostatin receptor type 1 gives MDSAAGGRNTSGPPGPNGTVSGAGGAGGGGGAGGSEPQGSSAILISFIYSVVCLVGLCGNSMVIYVILRYAKMKTATNIYILNLAIADELLMLSVPFLVTSTLLRHWPFGSLLCRLVLSVDAVNMFTSIYCLTVLSVDRYIAVVHPIKASRYRRPTVAKMVNLAVWGLAIIIILPIIIFSKTEANTDGTVACNMMMPEPKQKWLVVFVVYTFLMGFLLPVVAISLCYILIIAKMRMVALKAGWQQRKRSERKITLMVMMVVMVFVICWMPFYVVQLVNLFVEPDDATISQLSVILGYANSCANPILYGFLSDNFKRSFQRLLCLSWMDNAAEEPVDYYATAIKSRAYSVEDFPADNFGESGSTYRNGTCTSRITTL, from the coding sequence ATGGACTCGGCGGCGGGTGGCAGGAACACCTCCGGCCCCCCCGGCCCCAACGGCACGGTGAGCGGGGCCGGGGGcgccgggggcggcggcggggccggAGGCAGTGAGCCTCAAGGCAGCAGCGCCATCCTCATCTCCTTCATCTACTCGGTGGTGTGCCTGGTGGGGCTGTGTGGCAATTCCATGGTCATCTATGTGATCCTGCGCTACGCCAAGATGAAGACGGCCACCAACATCTACATCCTCAACTTGGCCATCGCGGACGAGCTGTTGATGCTCAGCGTGCCCTTCCTGGTCACCTCGACTTTGCTCCGCCACTGGCCCTTCGGGTCGCTCCTCTGCCGCCTGGTGCTCAGCGTGGACGCGGTCAACATGTTCACCAGCATCTACTGCCTGACGGTGCTCAGCGTGGACCGCTACATCGCCGTGGTGCACCCCATCAAGGCGTCGCGCTACCGCCGTCCCACCGTGGCCAAGATGGTGAACTTGGCTGTCTGGGGCTTGGCCATCATAATCATCTTACCCATCATCATCTTCTCCAAGACCGAGGCCAACACAGACGGCACGGTGGCTTGCAACATGATGATGCCCGAGCCCAAGCAGAAATGGCTGGTGGTCTTCGTGGTCTACACCTTCCTGATGGGCTTCTTGCTGCCCGTGGTGGCCATCAGCCTCTGCTACATCCTTATCATCGCCAAGATGCGCATGGTGGCGCTCAAGGCCGGCTGGCAGCAGCGCAAGCGCTCCGAGAGGAAGATCACTCTCATGGTCATGATGGTGGTCATGGTCTTCGTCATCTGCTGGATGCCTTTCTACGTAGTGCAGCTGGTCAACCTCTTCGTGGAGCCCGACGACGCCACCATCAGCCAGCTCTCGGTCATCTTGGGTTACGCCAACAGCTGCGCCAACCCCATTCTCTACGGCTTCCTCTCGGACAACTTCAAGCGCTCCTTCCAGCGGCTGCTCTGCCTCAGTTGGATGGACAACGCGGCCGAGGAGCCCGTCGACTACTACGCCACCGCCATCAAAAGCAGGGCGTACAGCGTGGAGGACTTTCCCGCGGACAACTTCGGGGAGTCTGGCAGCACGTACAGGAACGGGACCTGCACCTCTCGGATTACAACCCTCTGA